In Schistosoma mansoni, WGS project CABG00000000 data, supercontig 0216, strain Puerto Rico, whole genome shotgun sequence, a single window of DNA contains:
- a CDS encoding ribonuclease p-related has translation MEGKYFDLDVPFEAMSAHLLARLLDCGYYYVAVSQSVLVDDFNFEVRSDSTTRKKNKEERQAMRQNLIAKLEPPSPDVLQAYINESSVFRASVSFPAISCRPRIFTRLTIYCNNAENAGLFFRQFEDKLGAFDIVSFCPTSNNAFAYACEKAVNIDLISLDLTKSSEIRLLSKQCNLMMSRGIHLEFQLAPVLRSSSGTYSARSVLSQYFSSLLCIARKSFTNMIVVSSGASSGWEVRRPVAVSAMLGCLGLQPQEATHSCLTKAPFAVVTHGLIRSRTVHGAAALLKLLSMPNVSSIVVKPTVNKQSTDEASCVEDQLPCKKIKLTQ, from the coding sequence ATGGAAGGCAAATACTTCGATCTTGATGTTCCTTTTGAGGCAATGAGCGCGCATCTCCTTGCACGCTTGCTTGATTGTGGTTATTACTATGTGGCGGTCAGTCAGTCTGTATTAGTAGATGACTTCAATTTCGAAGTTAGATCAGACTCCACTacaagaaagaaaaacaaagaggAAAGACAAGCTATGCGCCAGAACCTTATTGCAAAATTAGAACCCCCTtctccagatgttcttcaagcTTATATTAATGAAAGCAGTGTATTCAGAGCTTCTGTGTCATTTCCCGCTATATCATGTAGACCACGAATATTCACACGTCTGACGATATATTGCAATAATGCTGAAAATGCTGGTTTGTTCTTCCGTCAATTTGAAGATAAACTTGGTGCTTTTGATATTGTGAGCTTCTGTCCTACTTCCAACAACGCTTTCGCATATGCATGTGAAAAGGCTGTGAACATTGATCTTATATCTTTAGACCTTACAAAATCAAGTGAAATTCGACTGTTAAGTAAACAATGCAATTTGATGATGTCACGAGGTATCCACTTAGAATTCCAACTTGCTCCGGTACTTCGCTCTTCCTCTGGAACTTATAGCGCACGTTCAGTCTTATCACAGTACTTCAGCAGCTTACTCTGCATAGCACGAAAGTCATTTACAAATATGATAGTCGTCAGTTCCGGGGCGTCAAGCGGATGGGAAGTCCGTCGACCAGTGGCGGTATCTGCAATGCTTGGTTGTCTAGGTCTGCAACCTCAGGAGGCAACTCACTCCTGTCTTACCAAGGCGCCTTTCGCGGTAGTGACTCATGGTCTTATACGAAGCAGAACAGTACATGGTGCAGCTGCACTGCTTAAACTTTTGTCTATGCCAAATGTATCTTCTATAGTTGTTAAACCTACTGTAAATAAACAATCTACAGACGAAGCTAGTTGTGTAGAAGACCAATTACCTTGTAAGAAGATAAAACTAACGCAGTAA